The proteins below are encoded in one region of Pseudomonas sp. SCB32:
- a CDS encoding PHP domain-containing protein — MRVDLHCHSTASDGLLSPTALVERAHGRGVRVLALTDHDTLDGLPEAREAARQLGMELVDGVELSCTWGGATIHVLGYGFDSQAESLVKALDDLHRARWTRAEEIGRRLEAKGMPGAFEGARAVQRELGDSENAPARPHFAEYLLRQGYVSDRAEAFRKWLGAGKLGDVKQHWPALADAVGTLRAAGAWISLAHPYQYDFTRTKRRKLVADFIAAGGHAIEVVNGPQPAEQVGVLSIIAREFGLMVTAGSDFHGPSDWSELGLYRAVPDDLSPLWPRFANADNALGNKETQ; from the coding sequence ATGCGAGTCGATTTGCACTGCCACAGCACCGCGTCCGACGGACTCCTCAGCCCGACGGCCCTGGTCGAACGCGCTCATGGGCGCGGCGTGCGTGTGCTGGCGCTGACCGACCACGACACCCTCGACGGGCTCCCCGAAGCCCGGGAAGCCGCGCGTCAGCTGGGCATGGAACTGGTCGACGGCGTCGAGCTGTCCTGCACCTGGGGTGGCGCGACCATCCATGTACTGGGCTATGGCTTCGATTCGCAGGCCGAATCGCTGGTCAAGGCCCTCGACGACCTGCATCGCGCCCGCTGGACCCGCGCCGAGGAGATCGGCCGGCGCCTGGAGGCCAAGGGCATGCCGGGCGCCTTCGAGGGCGCGCGGGCGGTGCAGCGTGAACTGGGCGACAGTGAGAATGCCCCGGCGCGCCCGCATTTCGCCGAGTACCTGCTGCGCCAGGGCTACGTCAGCGACCGCGCCGAAGCTTTCCGCAAGTGGCTGGGCGCCGGCAAGCTGGGCGACGTCAAGCAGCACTGGCCAGCCCTCGCCGACGCGGTCGGTACCCTGCGCGCCGCCGGTGCCTGGATCAGCCTGGCGCATCCCTACCAATACGATTTCACGCGCACCAAGCGGCGCAAGCTGGTCGCCGACTTCATCGCCGCCGGTGGCCACGCCATCGAGGTGGTCAACGGCCCGCAACCGGCGGAGCAGGTTGGCGTGCTCAGCATCATCGCCCGCGAGTTCGGCCTGATGGTCACCGCCGGCAGCGATTTCCACGGCCCCAGCGACTGGTCCGAACTGGGCCTGTACCGCGCGGTGCCGGACGACCTGTCGCCGCTCTGGCCGCGTTTTGCCAATGCGGACAACGCCCTAGGGAACAAGGAGACTCAATGA
- a CDS encoding L-threonylcarbamoyladenylate synthase: protein MSQFFQVHPENPQSRLIKQAVEIVRQGGVIAYPTDSSYALGCRIGEKSAVERIRHIRRLDDKHNFTLVCRDLSELGLYAKVDTGLFRLLKAHTPGPYTFILNATREVPRMLLHPKRRTIGLRVPSCPIALALLEELGEPLMSVSLILPGQTEPLNDPYEMRDQLEHLVDLIIDGGYGGGEASTVIALTDEDPVVVRVGCGDPEPFMVSA, encoded by the coding sequence ATGAGCCAGTTCTTTCAGGTCCACCCGGAGAACCCCCAGTCGCGCCTGATCAAGCAGGCGGTGGAAATCGTCCGCCAGGGCGGCGTGATCGCCTATCCCACCGACTCCTCCTACGCACTGGGCTGCCGGATCGGCGAAAAGTCGGCGGTGGAGCGCATCCGCCACATCCGCCGGCTGGACGACAAGCACAACTTCACCCTGGTCTGCCGCGACCTTTCCGAACTGGGGCTCTACGCCAAGGTCGACACCGGCCTGTTCCGCCTGCTCAAGGCGCATACCCCGGGGCCCTACACCTTCATCCTCAACGCCACCCGCGAAGTACCGCGCATGCTGCTGCACCCCAAGCGTCGCACCATCGGCCTGCGGGTGCCGAGCTGCCCCATTGCCCTGGCGCTGCTGGAGGAGCTGGGCGAGCCGCTGATGAGCGTCAGCCTGATCCTGCCGGGGCAGACCGAGCCGCTGAACGACCCGTACGAGATGCGTGACCAGCTGGAGCACCTGGTGGACCTGATCATCGATGGCGGCTACGGCGGCGGCGAGGCGTCCACGGTGATCGCGCTGACCGACGAAGACCCGGTGGTGGTGCGCGTCGGTTGCGGCGACCCCGAGCCGTTCATGGTCAGCGCCTGA
- a CDS encoding ScpA family protein: MEVFLEAFEGPLDLLLYLIRKQNINILDIPVAEITRQYMGYVELMKSVRLELAAEYLVMAAMLAEIKSRMLLPRSAEAEEEEDDPRAELIRRLQEYERFKKAAEDLDTLPRLGRDIILPSVAAPDARARKLLPDVDMQELMLCMAEVLRRADLFESHQVTREMLSTRERMTEILERLKGAGFVPFISLFRVEEGKLGVVVTFMAVLELVKEQLVELVQNAAFAPIHVRARTETTEGAPSTEAVQDEGEGAFEPKEMEPPEPTLDELDDSL; the protein is encoded by the coding sequence CTGGAAGTTTTCCTCGAAGCCTTCGAAGGCCCGCTCGACCTGCTGCTCTACCTGATCCGCAAGCAGAACATCAACATCCTCGACATCCCGGTGGCGGAAATCACTCGCCAGTACATGGGCTACGTCGAGCTGATGAAATCGGTGCGCCTGGAACTAGCCGCCGAGTACCTGGTGATGGCCGCCATGCTCGCCGAGATCAAGTCGCGCATGCTGCTGCCGCGGTCGGCGGAGGCCGAGGAAGAAGAGGATGACCCGCGCGCCGAGCTGATCCGACGCCTCCAGGAATACGAGCGCTTCAAGAAGGCCGCCGAGGACCTCGACACCCTGCCGCGCCTGGGCCGCGACATCATCCTGCCCAGCGTCGCCGCCCCGGATGCGCGGGCGCGCAAGCTGCTGCCCGACGTCGACATGCAGGAGCTGATGCTGTGCATGGCCGAGGTGCTGCGCCGCGCGGACCTGTTCGAGAGCCACCAGGTCACCCGCGAGATGCTCTCCACCCGCGAGCGCATGACTGAAATCCTCGAACGCCTCAAGGGCGCGGGCTTCGTGCCCTTCATCAGCCTGTTCCGGGTCGAGGAGGGCAAGCTCGGTGTGGTGGTGACCTTCATGGCCGTGCTGGAGCTGGTGAAGGAGCAACTGGTGGAACTGGTGCAGAACGCCGCCTTCGCGCCGATCCACGTGCGCGCCCGCACCGAGACCACGGAAGGCGCGCCTTCCACCGAAGCGGTACAGGACGAAGGCGAGGGCGCCTTCGAGCCCAAGGAAATGGAGCCTCCGGAGCCAACGCTCGATGAACTTGATGATTCGCTCTGA
- the bglX gene encoding beta-glucosidase BglX, whose amino-acid sequence MSRICWLGLLLGLNSTLLSATEGPAVPLPGQSKDAFIDSLMQRMTLEEKIGQLRLVSVGPDHPKPVLLEEIAAGTTGAVFNTVVRPGIRDLQDAAMKSRLKIPLFFAYDVVHGHRTVFPIGLGLAASWDLASIERSARVSAIEASADGLNLTYSPTVDIARDPRWGRVSEGFGEDAWLTSKVAAAVVKGYQGKGLDQPETIMAGVKHFALYGAGEGGRDYNTVDMSPQRMFQDYLPPYRAAIEAGAGAVMVSLNSINGVPATANTWLLQDLLRGQWGYKGLTLSDHGAVGELIKHGVAANERDATRLAINAGVEMNMNDDLYGKHMPELLKAGKISQAEIDRACRDVLAAKWDMGLFKDPYRYLQGTDPVDTDAEERLHRADAREIARKGMVLLKNQNGVLPLKRDGVIALIGPLVDSKRDVMGSWSAAGKAFQAVTVLEGMGAATHGKAALLYAKGANVTDDEEIIKYLNEYNEDVSVDSRSPKAMIDEAVAKAKQADVVVAVVGEAQGMAHEASSKTNLHIAQSQIELLKALKATGKPLVLVLMNGRPLDLRWESENADAILETWFSGTEGGNAIADVLFGDYNPAGKLSMTFPRSVGQVPIYYNHLNTGRPFDHEHPNKYTSRYFDSQNGPLYPFGFGLSYTDFSVSDVKMSAATLKKGDQLTASVTVKNTGKVAGETVVQLYLRDVAASISRPVKELKGFSKIMLKPGESKVVQFPIREEDLRFYDSQLRYASEPGEFKVYVGLDSDNVKEQSFTLL is encoded by the coding sequence ATCAGCCGTATCTGCTGGCTCGGCCTCCTGCTGGGCCTGAACAGCACTTTGCTCAGCGCAACCGAAGGCCCTGCCGTGCCGCTGCCCGGACAGTCGAAGGATGCTTTCATCGACAGCCTGATGCAGCGCATGACGCTGGAAGAGAAGATCGGCCAGCTGCGTCTGGTCAGCGTCGGTCCCGACCATCCCAAGCCGGTACTGCTGGAAGAGATCGCCGCCGGTACCACCGGCGCGGTGTTCAACACCGTGGTGCGCCCGGGCATTCGCGACCTGCAGGACGCGGCGATGAAAAGCCGGCTGAAGATCCCGCTGTTCTTCGCCTATGACGTGGTCCACGGCCATCGCACCGTGTTCCCCATCGGCCTGGGCCTTGCAGCCAGCTGGGATCTGGCCTCCATCGAGCGCAGCGCTCGCGTTTCGGCCATCGAAGCCAGCGCCGACGGCCTCAACCTGACCTATTCGCCTACCGTCGACATCGCCCGCGACCCGCGCTGGGGCCGCGTCTCCGAAGGTTTCGGCGAGGACGCCTGGCTGACCAGCAAGGTCGCCGCCGCAGTGGTCAAGGGCTACCAGGGCAAGGGCCTGGACCAGCCGGAAACCATCATGGCCGGGGTCAAGCACTTCGCCCTGTACGGCGCTGGTGAGGGTGGCCGGGACTACAACACCGTGGACATGAGCCCGCAGCGCATGTTCCAGGACTACCTGCCACCTTATCGCGCCGCCATCGAGGCCGGCGCGGGTGCGGTGATGGTGTCGCTGAACAGCATCAACGGCGTACCCGCCACCGCCAACACCTGGCTGCTGCAGGACCTGCTGCGCGGCCAGTGGGGCTACAAGGGCCTGACCCTGAGCGACCACGGCGCGGTGGGCGAGCTGATCAAGCACGGCGTGGCCGCCAACGAGCGCGACGCCACTCGCCTGGCGATCAACGCCGGCGTCGAAATGAACATGAACGACGATCTCTACGGCAAGCACATGCCCGAGCTGCTCAAGGCAGGGAAGATCAGCCAGGCCGAGATCGACCGTGCCTGCCGCGACGTGCTGGCGGCCAAGTGGGACATGGGCCTGTTCAAGGACCCGTACCGTTACCTGCAAGGCACCGACCCGGTGGATACCGACGCCGAGGAGCGCCTGCACCGCGCCGACGCCCGCGAGATCGCGCGCAAGGGCATGGTCCTGCTGAAGAACCAGAACGGCGTGCTGCCGCTCAAGCGTGACGGCGTGATCGCCCTGATCGGCCCGCTGGTCGACAGCAAGCGCGATGTGATGGGCAGCTGGTCTGCCGCTGGCAAGGCGTTCCAGGCGGTGACCGTGCTCGAAGGCATGGGTGCGGCGACCCATGGCAAGGCCGCGCTGCTCTACGCCAAGGGCGCCAACGTTACCGACGACGAAGAGATCATCAAGTACCTCAACGAATACAACGAGGACGTCAGCGTCGACTCCCGCAGCCCGAAGGCGATGATCGACGAGGCGGTGGCCAAGGCGAAGCAGGCCGACGTGGTGGTTGCCGTGGTCGGCGAGGCCCAGGGCATGGCCCACGAGGCGTCGAGCAAGACCAACCTGCACATCGCGCAGAGCCAGATCGAGCTGCTCAAGGCCCTCAAGGCCACTGGCAAGCCGCTGGTGCTGGTGCTGATGAACGGACGCCCGTTGGACCTGCGCTGGGAAAGCGAGAATGCCGACGCCATCCTGGAAACCTGGTTCAGCGGCACCGAGGGTGGTAACGCCATCGCCGACGTGCTGTTCGGCGACTACAACCCGGCGGGCAAGCTGAGCATGACCTTCCCGCGCTCGGTGGGTCAGGTGCCGATCTACTACAACCACCTGAACACCGGTCGCCCGTTCGATCACGAGCACCCGAACAAGTACACCTCGCGCTATTTCGATTCGCAGAACGGCCCGCTGTACCCCTTCGGCTTCGGCCTGAGCTACACCGACTTCAGCGTCTCGGATGTGAAGATGTCGGCCGCCACGCTGAAGAAGGGTGACCAACTGACCGCTAGCGTGACTGTGAAGAACACCGGCAAGGTCGCCGGCGAGACCGTGGTGCAGCTCTACCTGCGCGACGTCGCCGCTTCGATCAGCCGCCCGGTGAAGGAGCTCAAGGGCTTCAGCAAGATCATGCTCAAGCCGGGTGAGTCGAAGGTGGTGCAGTTCCCGATCCGCGAGGAAGACCTGCGCTTCTACGACAGCCAGCTGCGCTACGCGTCTGAGCCCGGCGAGTTCAAGGTCTACGTCGGCCTGGATTCGGACAACGTGAAGGAGCAGAGCTTCACGCTGCTTTAA
- a CDS encoding YciI family protein: MLYAIIARDITASQERRLATRPAHIARLEQLKEEGRLVLAGPHPAIDSNDPGAAGFTGSLIVAEFESLAAAQAWADADPYRAAGVYADVVVKPFKKVLP, from the coding sequence ATGCTCTACGCGATCATTGCCCGTGATATCACCGCTTCCCAAGAACGCCGCCTGGCCACTCGCCCCGCGCACATCGCCCGCCTCGAGCAACTGAAGGAAGAAGGCCGCCTGGTACTGGCCGGCCCGCACCCGGCGATCGACAGCAACGACCCGGGCGCCGCCGGCTTCACCGGCAGCCTGATCGTCGCCGAGTTCGAATCCCTGGCCGCTGCCCAGGCCTGGGCTGACGCCGACCCTTACCGCGCCGCCGGCGTCTATGCCGACGTCGTGGTCAAGCCGTTCAAGAAAGTCCTGCCGTAA
- a CDS encoding tryptophan--tRNA ligase, translating into MRPTGRLHLGHYHGVLQNWVKLQHEYECFFSIVDWHALTTEYDETEGIRQHVRDMAIDWLAVGVSPSAATLFIQSQVPEHAELHLLLSMICPLSWLERVPTYKELQEKLNHKDLSTYGFLGYPLLQAADILIYRAGWVPVGSDQFAHVEFSREIARRFNHLYGGEDDFEERVQTAIGRLGKKTGKLYSSLRRTWQEQGDGEALETARALLKEQQNLTLGDRERLFGYLEGSSRLLLPEPQTLVSHAPKMPGLDGHKMSKSHGNTVALRDSPAEVEEKIARMPTDPARVHRNDPGDPERCPVWQWHLIYSDSGCRQWVQEGCRSAGIGCLDCKRPLIESIQQELAPIQERALDYEDNPELVRSILAEGAEHARETARETLVEVRHAMGLSYR; encoded by the coding sequence ATGCGCCCCACCGGCCGCCTGCACCTGGGGCATTACCACGGCGTGCTGCAGAACTGGGTGAAGCTGCAGCACGAGTACGAGTGTTTCTTCTCCATCGTCGATTGGCATGCCCTGACCACCGAGTACGACGAGACCGAGGGCATCCGCCAGCATGTGCGTGACATGGCCATCGACTGGCTGGCGGTGGGTGTCAGCCCCAGCGCGGCGACCCTGTTCATCCAGTCCCAGGTGCCCGAGCACGCCGAGCTGCACCTGCTGCTGTCGATGATCTGCCCGCTGTCCTGGCTGGAGCGGGTGCCGACCTATAAGGAGCTGCAGGAAAAGCTCAACCACAAGGACCTCTCGACCTACGGCTTCCTCGGCTATCCACTGCTGCAGGCGGCGGACATCCTGATCTATCGCGCCGGCTGGGTGCCGGTGGGGTCCGATCAGTTCGCCCACGTCGAGTTCAGCCGCGAGATCGCCCGCCGCTTCAACCATCTGTACGGTGGCGAGGACGACTTCGAGGAGCGGGTGCAGACCGCCATCGGTCGCCTCGGCAAGAAGACCGGCAAGCTCTACTCCAGCCTGCGCCGTACCTGGCAGGAGCAGGGTGACGGCGAGGCGCTGGAGACCGCGCGGGCGTTGCTCAAGGAGCAGCAGAATCTGACCCTGGGTGACCGCGAGCGGCTGTTCGGCTACCTCGAAGGCAGCAGCCGGCTGCTGTTGCCCGAGCCGCAGACCCTGGTCAGTCACGCCCCGAAGATGCCGGGGCTGGATGGCCACAAGATGTCCAAGTCCCACGGCAATACAGTCGCCCTGCGCGACAGTCCGGCGGAGGTGGAGGAAAAGATCGCGCGGATGCCCACCGACCCTGCAAGGGTCCATCGCAATGATCCGGGCGACCCCGAGCGCTGCCCGGTGTGGCAGTGGCATCTGATCTATTCCGACAGCGGCTGCCGGCAGTGGGTGCAGGAGGGTTGCCGCAGCGCCGGCATCGGCTGCCTGGACTGCAAGCGGCCGCTGATCGAGTCGATCCAGCAGGAACTGGCGCCGATCCAGGAGCGCGCGCTGGACTACGAGGACAACCCGGAGCTGGTGCGCAGCATCCTCGCCGAAGGCGCCGAGCATGCCCGCGAGACCGCCCGCGAAACGCTGGTGGAAGTGCGCCATGCCATGGGGTTGTCCTACCGCTGA
- a CDS encoding translation initiation factor 2 (IF-2, GTPase) yields the protein MHRLPLLTCLALPLAALAEESAPEQPPAAAVEVIDAGNASAHDDLQRRLAESEQQRQALAAQLANPDNSQDEAVIGRLRQENQRLKLKLLEAQSQQPPRLLTEQQTWYLSGGATAVLAFLLGALSRGSRRRQRREWIN from the coding sequence ATGCACCGTCTGCCCCTGCTCACCTGCCTCGCCCTACCCCTGGCCGCCCTGGCCGAAGAATCCGCTCCGGAACAGCCACCGGCCGCCGCTGTCGAAGTCATCGATGCGGGCAACGCCAGTGCCCATGACGACCTGCAACGCCGTCTGGCCGAGAGCGAGCAGCAGCGCCAGGCGCTGGCCGCCCAGCTGGCCAACCCTGACAATAGCCAGGACGAAGCCGTCATCGGCCGACTGCGCCAGGAGAACCAGCGCCTGAAGTTGAAACTGCTCGAAGCGCAGTCGCAACAGCCGCCGCGCCTGCTGACCGAGCAACAGACCTGGTACCTCAGCGGTGGCGCTACCGCCGTGCTGGCCTTTCTCCTCGGCGCGCTGAGCCGTGGCAGTCGCCGTCGGCAGCGCCGCGAATGGATCAACTGA
- a CDS encoding response regulator transcription factor, whose amino-acid sequence MSELLLIDDDRELCELLGTWLVQEGFSIRAAHDGAQARAALASRAPDAVVLDVMLPDGSGLELLKQLRGEHPDLPVLMLSARGEPLDRILGLELGADDYLAKPCDPRELTARLRAVLRRSHPAQPSAQLELGDLALNLSRGIATIGAEEISLTLSESRILEALLRQPGEPLDKQALAQLALGRKLTLYDRSLDMHVSNLRKKLGGHPDGRPRILALRGRGYFYAP is encoded by the coding sequence ATGAGTGAACTGCTGCTGATCGACGATGACCGCGAGCTCTGCGAGCTGCTCGGCACCTGGCTGGTTCAGGAAGGCTTCAGCATCCGTGCCGCCCACGACGGCGCGCAGGCGCGCGCCGCGCTGGCCAGCCGCGCCCCGGACGCGGTCGTACTCGACGTGATGCTGCCCGACGGCAGTGGGCTGGAGCTGCTCAAGCAACTGCGCGGCGAACATCCGGACCTGCCCGTGCTGATGCTCTCCGCCCGTGGCGAACCGCTGGACCGCATCCTCGGCCTGGAACTGGGCGCCGACGACTACCTGGCCAAGCCCTGCGATCCGCGCGAACTCACCGCCCGCCTGCGCGCCGTGCTACGCCGCAGCCACCCGGCGCAACCCAGCGCACAGCTGGAGCTGGGCGACCTGGCGCTGAACCTGTCGCGCGGCATCGCCACCATTGGCGCGGAAGAGATCAGCCTGACCCTCTCCGAGAGCCGCATCCTCGAAGCCCTGTTACGCCAGCCGGGCGAACCGCTGGACAAGCAGGCCCTGGCGCAGCTCGCGCTGGGCCGCAAGCTGACCCTGTACGACCGCAGCCTGGACATGCACGTCAGCAACCTGCGCAAGAAGCTCGGCGGCCACCCCGACGGTCGCCCGCGCATCCTCGCCCTGCGCGGCCGCGGGTATTTCTACGCGCCTTGA
- a CDS encoding GNAT family N-acetyltransferase, translating into MNLMIRSEQPGDHAAIDALLRAAFADHPHSRQTEHLLVQALREEGALSLALVAEDAGEVVGYLAASTVTIDGKSIGWLGLGPLAVLPARQKAGIGAALAQACLEQLRAEGVAGCVLVGDPAYYARFGFVADDSLVFPGIPAPYCQCLRLTAQARAVRGEVAYHPAFTRFG; encoded by the coding sequence ATGAACTTGATGATTCGCTCTGAACAACCCGGCGACCACGCCGCCATCGACGCCCTGCTGCGTGCGGCCTTTGCCGATCATCCGCACAGCCGGCAGACCGAGCACCTGCTGGTGCAGGCCCTGCGCGAGGAAGGCGCGCTCAGCCTGGCGCTGGTAGCCGAGGACGCTGGTGAAGTGGTCGGCTACCTGGCGGCCTCGACAGTGACCATCGACGGTAAATCCATCGGCTGGCTGGGCCTGGGCCCGTTGGCGGTGCTGCCGGCGCGGCAGAAGGCCGGCATCGGCGCCGCACTGGCGCAGGCCTGCCTGGAGCAACTGCGCGCCGAAGGCGTGGCCGGCTGTGTGCTGGTGGGCGATCCGGCTTACTATGCGCGCTTCGGCTTCGTCGCCGATGACAGCCTGGTATTCCCCGGCATTCCCGCCCCTTACTGCCAATGTCTGCGCCTGACTGCGCAGGCCCGGGCGGTGCGCGGCGAGGTGGCCTATCACCCGGCATTTACCCGTTTCGGCTGA
- a CDS encoding Spy/CpxP family protein refolding chaperone encodes MRKTLTALLIAAALPTVALAATPAPTDAPPPAPYMKDHDHGMMRGERGAMMRELNLTPDQRQQIGKLMGDSMKNRHEITEKYWNKLPEADRKAMQEELKANRDKAETSIRGLLTPDQQKKFDDLKQQREQRRAEWAKSHKDAMTN; translated from the coding sequence ATGCGCAAGACCCTGACCGCCCTGCTGATCGCCGCTGCCCTGCCGACCGTCGCGCTGGCGGCCACTCCCGCGCCGACCGACGCTCCGCCGCCGGCCCCGTACATGAAAGACCATGACCACGGGATGATGCGCGGCGAGCGCGGAGCAATGATGCGTGAACTGAACCTGACCCCGGACCAGCGCCAGCAGATCGGCAAGCTGATGGGCGATTCCATGAAGAATCGCCACGAAATCACCGAGAAGTACTGGAACAAGCTGCCCGAAGCCGACCGCAAGGCCATGCAGGAAGAGCTCAAGGCCAACCGCGACAAGGCTGAAACCAGCATCCGCGGCCTGCTGACGCCCGACCAGCAGAAGAAGTTCGACGATCTGAAGCAACAGCGCGAGCAGCGCCGGGCCGAGTGGGCGAAATCCCATAAAGACGCCATGACCAACTGA
- a CDS encoding septation protein A: MKQFIDFIPLILFFLVYKLDPRTVEFAGQSFSVGGIYSATAMLIAASVVVYGALLIKQRRLDKGQWVTLAACLLFGGMTLAFHSETFLKWKAPVVNWLFALAFAGSHFIGGQPLIQRIMGHAVHLTDSLWAKLNVAWVLFFLICGCVQLFVAFTFQSIWVDFKVFGSLGMTLLFLIGQGVFLARHMHDEPTGEKPKD, encoded by the coding sequence ATGAAGCAATTCATCGATTTCATCCCCCTCATCCTGTTCTTCCTCGTCTACAAGCTCGACCCGCGCACCGTCGAGTTCGCCGGCCAGAGCTTCTCGGTCGGCGGCATCTACAGCGCTACCGCCATGCTGATCGCCGCCTCCGTGGTGGTCTACGGTGCCCTGCTGATCAAGCAGCGCAGGCTCGACAAGGGCCAATGGGTCACCCTTGCCGCCTGCCTGTTGTTCGGCGGCATGACCCTGGCGTTCCACAGCGAGACCTTCCTCAAGTGGAAGGCGCCGGTGGTGAACTGGCTGTTCGCCCTGGCCTTCGCCGGCAGCCACTTCATTGGTGGCCAGCCGCTGATCCAGCGGATCATGGGCCATGCGGTGCACCTCACCGACTCCCTCTGGGCGAAGCTGAACGTCGCCTGGGTGCTGTTCTTCCTGATCTGCGGCTGTGTCCAGCTGTTCGTCGCCTTTACCTTCCAGAGCATCTGGGTGGACTTCAAGGTGTTCGGCAGCCTGGGCATGACCCTGCTGTTCCTGATCGGCCAGGGCGTGTTCCTGGCCCGCCACATGCACGATGAACCTACCGGCGAAAAACCCAAGGACTGA
- the scpB gene encoding SMC-Scp complex subunit ScpB, which translates to MNLSDPKELATLLEGILLAAGKPLSLERLGELFEEAERPEPQQFRDALAVLSLSCAGRAFELKEVATGYRLQVREKLAPWVGRLWEERPQRYSRALLETLALIAYRQPITRGEIEEIRGVAVNTQIVKTLMEREWIRIVGYREVPGRPAMLATTRTFLDYFNLKSLEELPPLAELKLMEPEPQPILEDMAPTVSLPGPEEYDEDYVPPSLQALADQALRDAGEEPEPAPPEEKPEETSFRSLLAELDEMEQGLKTDFDDLIDLPPADAEDNGVDADFTGVFGLPEVQPAGAAQAPAETEVPVVPGAEPEASATPPAAAAEEEWDEERALREAMLEEMEFNARNRDH; encoded by the coding sequence ATGAACCTGTCCGACCCCAAAGAACTGGCGACCCTGCTCGAAGGCATCCTCCTGGCTGCCGGCAAGCCGCTGTCGCTGGAACGCCTCGGCGAGCTGTTCGAGGAGGCTGAGCGCCCCGAACCGCAACAGTTCCGCGATGCGCTGGCGGTGCTGTCGCTGTCCTGCGCCGGCCGGGCCTTCGAGTTGAAGGAGGTAGCCACCGGTTATCGCCTGCAAGTACGGGAAAAGCTCGCCCCCTGGGTTGGCCGTCTGTGGGAGGAGCGTCCGCAGCGCTACTCCCGTGCACTGCTGGAGACCCTGGCGCTAATCGCCTACCGCCAGCCGATCACCCGTGGCGAGATAGAGGAGATCCGTGGCGTCGCGGTGAACACCCAGATCGTCAAGACGCTGATGGAGCGCGAGTGGATTCGCATCGTCGGCTACCGCGAGGTTCCCGGCCGCCCGGCCATGCTCGCCACCACCCGCACCTTCCTCGACTACTTCAACCTGAAGAGCCTGGAAGAGCTGCCGCCGCTGGCCGAACTGAAGCTGATGGAGCCCGAGCCCCAGCCGATCCTCGAAGACATGGCGCCAACGGTCAGCCTGCCGGGACCCGAGGAGTACGACGAGGACTACGTCCCGCCGTCATTGCAGGCGCTGGCCGACCAGGCCCTGCGCGATGCCGGCGAGGAGCCGGAGCCCGCGCCGCCGGAGGAAAAGCCGGAGGAAACCAGTTTCCGCAGCCTGCTCGCCGAGCTGGATGAGATGGAGCAGGGCCTGAAGACCGACTTCGACGACCTCATCGACCTGCCGCCGGCGGACGCCGAGGACAATGGCGTGGATGCCGATTTCACCGGCGTCTTCGGGCTGCCCGAGGTTCAGCCGGCGGGCGCGGCGCAGGCGCCCGCCGAGACCGAAGTGCCCGTTGTTCCTGGCGCGGAACCCGAGGCGAGCGCCACACCACCGGCTGCAGCGGCGGAAGAAGAGTGGGACGAGGAGCGCGCCCTGCGCGAAGCCATGCTCGAGGAAATGGAGTTCAACGCGCGCAATCGCGACCATTGA